Sequence from the Cellulomonas fimi ATCC 484 genome:
GCGCGCCGATCTCGACACGGCTCGTCTGCTCGGCCCAGGCCCCGAGCATCGTCCAGCACTCGAAGTGCTTGCCGTCGGGGTCGCCGGACAGCGGGAAGAAGTGGTCCCAGTTGAAGACGATGTCGACCCCGGCGTCCTCCGCGCGGCGGACCGCGTCGCGGATCTGCGCGTAGTCGGCGTGCTGCGGCTGGATCTGGACCCCGATGCGGATGGCGCGTGTCATGGGCGCCACGCTACGTCCGCACCGCACGGCGGTCGCGCCCGTCGGCCGGACGTCTCAGCGTCCGGGCGCCCGGCCGGGCGCAGGTCGCACCGGTGGCGGGCGCCGACGGGCGGGCCTAGCGTCGACAGGGCCGCGCCGGCGTCGTCGGGCGGCACAGCCGTCACCCGGGTCGCACCCGGGGAGCAGGGGGCGGACCGGCTGCACGGCCGGTGCACAGCGGGCGACCCGCGGCTCCACGCGACGGTCACGCGACAGAGGGTTCGCGTCCACGTCACCTCGCCGTCCTGCGCACGTCACCGCGGCGGGACGAGGGCGACACCACCGGCACCCGCGACGGGTGCCGGGCACGGTTCGACGCCGGAGGAGCACCCATGTACCTGCACGTGCAGCGACTCATCAACGACATCGAGGCCGACGAGCCGGACCCGGCCGCCGCGAACGCGCTCCAGGAGGGGCTGGGCGGCCAGTTCGGCGAGATGCGCACGATGATGCAGTACCTGTTCCAGAGCATGAACTTCCGCGGCCCGGCCGGGAAGCCGTACCGCGACCTGCTGCAGGGGATCGGGACGGAGGAGATCAGCCACGTCGAGCTGATCGGCACGACCATCGTCCGGCTCCTGGACGGCTCGCCGCGGTACAACGGCAAGAAGACCGACCCGCTCGACGAGCCCGGCGCAGGCGGCAGGACGCCGCTCGAGAACGCGCTGCACGAGAGCAACATCCACCACTACCTCGTGGCGTCGCAGGGTGCGCTGCCCGTCGACGCGGCCGGCAACCCGTGGAGCGGCTCGTACGTCTACAACTCCGGCAACCTGGTCCTCGACCTGCTCTACAACCTCATGCTGGAGAGCACGGGACGCCTGCAGAAGTGCCGCATCTACGAGATGACGTCGAACAAGACGGCGCGCTCGACGATCTCCTACCTCATCGTCCGCGACCAGGCGCACGAGAACGCGTACGCGCGGGCCCTGGAGACGCTCGGCGTGAGCTGGGCGTCGGTGCTGCCGATCCCGAAGACCAACGCGGAGAAGTTCCCCGAGGTCCGCAAGCTCCTCGACCTGGGGCTGCAGAGCAAGCAGTACTCGTTCGACCTGACCGCGCAGTCGGAGGCGGGGCGCATCTTCCAGGGCATGTCGCCGTCGAAGGACGGCACGCAGCTCGACGCGTCCGAGCAGGCCCCGGCGGGGGTCCCCCTGACGATCGCCGAGGAGCGGTTCGAGGAGTTCTCCCCCGGGCTCGACCCGGAGCTCCTCGCCCTCGTGCAGGCGACGGCCGAGCTCGAGATGGCGGAGGTGCAGCCCCTGTACGGGCCGATCCCGCCGCCCGAGGGCACGTCCTGACCGACCGCACGACGCCCGCCCGTCACCCGAGGGTCACGGGCGGGCGTCGGGGTGCCCCCCGGTGTGCCGCGGCGGGGTCGCGCGGCCCAGCGCGCCCGAGCGCTCCCGGGCGCGGGTCAGGCCGCGACGCTCCGCAGCGGCTGCGCGGCCCCGCGGCCACGACGCACGACGGTGCGGTCGGGCACCACCTCGTCCGGCGGGACGTACGCGCCCGCCTCCACGACGACCCCGTCGCCGACCTTCGCGCGGCTGCCCACGCGGGCGCCCGCCCCGACGCTCGTGCCGGGGCCGAGGTGCACCGACGTGCCGACGGTCACGTCGGCACCGACCCGTACGTCGCGGTCGACCCAGCTGCCGGCACCGACGCGGCTGCGCGGTCCGACGTGCGCGCCGGCCTCGACGTACGCGCCGGCCGCGACCGAGGCGTCCTCGTGCACGTGCGCGTCGGGCGAGACGAGGCCGCCGCCGTTGTCGTGGCGCGCGTACCGCAGCACACGGCCGTCGTCGGTCTCGAGCTCGAAGCGGGCTCTCTTCGTCCTCATGCCACCTCTTCCCAGTAATGGTTCTCGGTAGCCTCAACGAACGACACCCGCGGAGGATTTCCCGCGACGGCCCGCCGGCGTTGCGCCCAGCGCGAACGGAGGGCACGGGCGTGCGCGTGGACGCGCACGCCCGCTCCGGTCACCCAGGACGTGCTCCGGACGCCCCGGAGCCGTCAGCCCTTGGGGCCCTTCCCCTTGTCCCGCCCGGGCGCGCCGGGGGCGGGCTTCGGCGCGGGCGCCGGCGCGGGCGCGGACTTCTCGGCGGCCTCCGCGGCCTTCGCGGCCTCCGCCGCCGCGGCCGCCTCCTGCGCCTGACGGGCGGCCTCGGCGTCCGCGAGCGCCTGCGCGACGGCGGCGTCCGCCTCGGCCTGCGCCTGGGCCGCCCGGGCCGCCTCCGCGGCCTGCAGCTCCGCCTCGACGTCGTCGAGCGCCGCGTCCAGGGCGGCGTACCGCGCGTCCGAGATCTCGCCCGCGGACCGGCCGTCCTCGACCGACGCACGGACCCGGTCGAGCAGTGCGTCCGCGGCCTCGAAGCGACCCTCGGCCGCGGCCCGGGTCACGGCCAGCACGTCGCCCTGCAGCGAGCGCGCGCGACCGGCGTCGAGGTCGGGTGCCGCACAGCCACCGAGCACCAGGGCCCCGGTCACCAGCACGCCGGCGGCGAACCGGCGCCGCGCGCGCCCCGTCCGCGGCGTCACGGCGCCACCTCCTGCTGCAGGCGCGTGAGGGCGTCGCCGAGCGGACCCTCGACCGCGGGGTAGTCAGGTGGCTCGACCGCACCGTCCGGTGCCGCCAACCGTGCGGCGAGCACACCGCCCGCGACGACGAGCAGGAGCACGAGCACAGTGACCGCGGCGACGCGGGCACGGCGCGAGCCCGCCCGGCCGAGGGCCGCGAGCCGCCGGTGCCCCGGTGCGACCGACGCGGGCACGGAGCGGCGGCGGCCGGGCGCGGGGGCGATCGTCGGCGCCTCCGCGGCGCGCGGGAGCTCCCCGCGGGCCGCCGCGCCGCCGTCGGGCACGGTGCCCACGGCTGCCGTGCCCACGGCTGCCGTGTCGTCAGCTGCCGCGCCGACGGCTGCCGTGCCGGCCGAAACCGCGTCCGCCAGCGCGTGCTCCCCCGGTCCCGGGTACGGCACCGGCGTGGGGACCGCAGGCATGACCCGCGTGCGGCCGAGCTCACCGTCCCCGGCGTCCACGGGGTCGACGGCGTCGGGCCGGTCCAGCACGTCGCCCAGCGCGTGCGCGACCTCCTCGGCGCTCGGCCGGTCCTCGGGGCGGCGGGCCGTCATGCCGACGACGAGCGCGGCCAGGCGCGGGTCGAGGTCGCCGGGCACCTCGGGGTCCCGCGCGAGGCGGGCAGCCGCGACCTCCGCCATGGTGCCGCTGAACGCGGGCGCGCCGGTGAGGCACTCGAGCAGGACGAGCCCCAGGGCGTACACGTCGCTCGACGGCCCGAGCGCGCTGCCGACCGCCTGCTCCGGGCTCAGGTACGACGCGGTGCCGACGATGGTCCCCGTCATGGTGAGCCGGGTCGCGGCCGCGAGGCGGGCGATGCCGAAGTCCACGATCTTGACCGGGTGCTCGGCGGGCTCGTCGCCGTCGAGGCAGTCGTCCGAGACGAGCAGGATGTTGCCGGGCTTGACGTCGCGGTGGATCACGTCCTGCGCGTGCACGACCGCGATCGCCTCCGCGGCGGCGCGTCCGACGGCCGCGGTCTGCCGGGCGGTCAGCGGCCCGTCGGCGAGGCGGCGTCCCAGGGTGGGACCCGGCACGAGCTCCATGACGAGGTACGCCTGCACGTGGTCCGCGTCGACCGCCACCGTGTCGGCGTCGAACAGCCGGACCAGCCCGGGGTGCCGCAGCCCGGCGAGGACACGGATCTCGGCCTCGTGGCGGCGCAGGTCGTCGCTGTCACGCGCGACGGGCGGGAGCACCTTGACGGCGACGACGCGGTCGAGCAGCTCGTCCTGCGCGCGGTGCACGGTCGCGACGCCGCCACGGCCGATCACCTCGTCGAGGCGGTACCGGTGGCCCAGCACCACGGGCCCGGTGGCGGGGGCGGGCCGGTCGGTCACGTCGCCGGACCACCACGACGGGCGGGGCTCGCTGCCGACTGCGGGGGGCATGTCGACCGACGGTAGGCGACCCGCGGTCGTGCCGCATGCCGACGAGCCCGTGCGCGGGCGGGTGCGCGCGAGGGCTCCGGGTGACGCGCGGGCGGTCGTCAGCGCTGCGGGAACCCGCGCCACGGGCCCGGCACGGTGAGCCGGAACCGCAGCGCGGCGACCCGCAGCGCGAAGACGAGCAGCACCGATGCCGCCACCGTCCACGGGTCCAGCCGGTCCCACCACCACAGCAGGACGACGAGGCTCGACCCGAGCAGCGCCGGGACGGCGTAGAGCTGGCGGTGGTGCAGCACCACGGGAACTTCACCCGTCAGGAGGTCCCGCAGGACTCCCCCGCCCACCCCCGTCATGACGCCGACGACGACGGCCGCGGTGGCGGTCGTGCCGAGCTCGAGGCCCTTGATCGTGCCGACGACGGTGAAGATCGCGAGCGCCCCCGCGTCGAGCATGACGATGGCGCGCCGCGCCCGCTCGAGCCGCGGGTGGAAGAAGTACATCGTGAGCCCGCCGGCGACGGCCGTGACGATCAGCCGCCAGTCGGAGATGCCGACCGGTGGCACCGCGCCGATGAGCACGTCGCGCAGCATCCCGCCGCCCAGACCGGTCGCCCAGCCCAGGACGAGGATGCCGAACACGTCGAACTGCTTGCGGACCGCCGCGAGCGCGCCCGACATGGCGCTCACGTACACCCCGAGGATCTCGAGCAGCGGCTCGTAGGGCAGGTCGGCGATCACGGACCGCATCCTGGCAGGTGCCGCCGGGGCCACGCGTCAGCCGCTGCGCGGCGCGGCGGGTGGTGCAGCCGGTGCTGCGGCGGGTCGTGCGGCGGGCCGTGCGGTGCGCGGCGGGACGCGGTGCAGGACGAGGTCGTGCACGCCGCCGTCGGCCAGGGTGAACGTGAGGAACGTCCCGGTGGGCTGCCGGCGCCGGTCGGTGGGCGACCCCGGGTTGAGCAGCCGCAGGCCACGCGGGGTCGTGGTGTCCCACGGGATGTGCGAGTGCCCGAAGACGAGGACGTCGAGGCCGGGGTGGTCCGCGTCGCAGCGCCGCTCGCGGCCCGCCGCCGCGCCGGTCTCGTGCACGACGCCGAGCCGGACGCCCCCGACCTGCGCGGTGGCGAGCAGCGGGACCCGCGCGCGGACGTCGGGCCCGTCGTTGTTGCCGTGGCAGGCGAGCAGGCGCCGCGCACGTCCGGCGAGCCGGTCGACGAGCGAGGCCGCCACCCAGTCCCCCGCGTGCAGCACGAGGTCCGCGTCGTCGACCGCGTCCCACAGGGCGTCCGGCAGGTCCCGGGCCCGGGCGGGCACGTGCGTGTCGGCCGTCGCGACGACGCGTACGGGCCCGTCGGTCAGGGGAGGCTCCACGGACCCAGTCTGCGCCCGCCGGACCCCCGCGTCGCGCCCGGTCGCACGCCCGCGACCTGCACCGACGGCACCGGCTCGGCGACCGCTGGACGGGACGCCGCGCGAGCCTCACACTTGCGTCGCCCCCTCGATGTTCCGGCCGCAGAGTGCCGGGAAAGGACCCGTGCGGTCGTGCTGCGCACTGTCACCTCCCACCTGTCGATCGACGTGCGTCAGCCGCTCGAGCTGCTGCTCGCCGTGACCGTCGCGGACGCCGCATGGGACCGTTCCGAGCTCCTGTCGGTCCGCCACGAGGACGGCCCCCTGGACGTCGTCGAGATCAAGGGGCCGCACGGCGCGCGCACCCACCGCGTGCTCGCCCCCGCCGGCCGGCTGGTCGTCGACTACACCGCGACCGTGCGCGGTCAGGCCGACGCACCGCCCGTCGACGACCTCGACCTCGTCGAGTACCGCCGGCCGAGCCGGTACGCCGAGTCCGACCGGCTGCTCGCGTTCGCACGCGACCAGTTCCGCGGGCTCGACGGGCCCGAGCTGCTCGACGCCGTCGCCACCTGGGTGACCGGGCACGTCACGTACCTGTCGGGCTCCAGCCTGCCGACGGACGGCGCGACGGACACGCTGCTCAAGCGGCGCGGCGTGTGCCGCGACTTCGCGCACCTGGTCGTCGCCCTGCTGCGGGCCAAGGACGTCCCCGCGCGGCTCGTGTCCGTCTACGCGCCGGGGCTCAAGCCCATGGACTTCCACGCCGTCGCCGAGGCGTTCGTCGACGGCGCGTGGCACGTGGTGGACGCGACGCGGCTCGCGCCGCGCGAGTCGCTCGTGCGGATCGCGACCGGGCGCGACGCCACGGACACCGCGTTCCTGTCGTACTACGGCGGCTCGCTCACGCTGCGCGCCATGACGGTGACGGCCACGGTCGACGGGACGCTCCCCGTCGACGACGGCGCCGGGCTGGTCACCCTGCGCTGAGCGCCGTCACAGGTTGCTGGGCCCGCCCTCGGCGAGGTCCGGCGAGGAGTCGGGCTGGTGCACGCACACCCACAGGCTCGACGGCTCGACCTTCACCTCCAGCGTGCGCCCCGGCTCGAGGACGTCCCCGTCCAGCTGGCGCGGCTGCGGGCGGTCGCAGCGGACCACCACGTGCGCGCCGCGCAGCATCTCGCGACGCGGCACGCGGGAACGGCGCAGCGCGATGCCGACGAGCAGCTGCAGCCAGTGCCCGACGTTGCGGGGCGCGATGATCGCGACCTCCATGACACCCGTGTCCGGCTGCGCGTCCGGCAGCAGCGTGACACCACCCTGCAGCCGGCCGACGTTGCCGATGAGCACCGAGCGCGCGTGCCGGCGCAGCGGCGGCCCGCCGTCGACGACGACCTCGACGCGCATCTCGTCGTCCGCGAGGTGCTTGAGGGCCGAGAACACGTAGGCGATCGAGCCCGCGCGGTTCTTGAGCTTCGTCGGGGCGTCGTCCATGGTGGCCGCGTCGAGCCCCATGCCGGCCATGACGGCGAAGACCTGACCGTCGGCGCGCCCGACGTCGATCTGCCGGCGCCCGCGCTGCAGCACGGTGTCGACACCGTCGGGCACGTTCGTCGGAACGTCGAGGTTGGCGGCGAGCAGGTTGCCGGTCCCGCCCGGCAGCACGGCGAGCGCGGTGTCCGTGCCGACGAGCCCCTCGACGACGGCGCGCACCGTCCCGTCCCCGCCGCACACGAGCACGACGTCGACCCCGTCCTCGACGGCCTGCCGGGCCTGCCCGGTGCCCGGGTCGTCGGCGGTCGTCTCGAGCCACGCGGGGGCGGGCCAGCCCGCCGCGGCGAGCTGCTCGGTGATCTGGGCGCGCAGCTCCTCGGTGCCCTCCACCCGGTTCGGGTTGACGACGACCGCCGTGCGCAGCGGGTCGTCGCCGTGCCGCTGCTGGGGCGCGGGCTCGGTGGGGGTCGCGGTTCCGGTCACCCCGCGATTGTGCTGGGTGGCGTGCCGCAGCGCGCGGCGGACGGCTCAGGCGCTCTCGCGCAGGGTGCGGCGGCGGCCCTCGAGAGCGACGAGCTCGGCGAACGCCGCCTGGTAGCCGGCGGCGTCCGCGCCGGGGTCCATGCGCTGCAGGCGCCCGCGCAGGTCCGCGATGTGGCGGGTGTAGCCGATCTCGACGAGCCGCAGCACGACGTCGCGCACGTAGCCCGGAAGCGACTCCGGCCGGTCCTCGGGCAGCGGCGCGACCGCGAGCTCCGTGACGAGCGCGCGCACCGGCTCGGCGGCCTGCTCGACGACCGCGTCGACCCACGCCGTCGATGCGCCCGGGGCCGCCTGCACCGCGGCCCGCGCGGCCGCGACGCCGCCCGCGGCACGGACCGCCTCGTGCACCGCCCGGTACGCGGGCGCGGCGAACGCGTCCGCGGCGAGGTCGTCGAAGTGGTCCGGGACGTGCTCGGGGAGCTGCAGGACGACCTCGAGCGCGGTGCGCTCGACCTGGGCCACGGGGTCGCGCCGGTCCGGCACGGGCATGCGCGCGACCGGCACGTGGACGACGTCGGGCCCCCCGCGCGCCGCCCCGCGGTCGTCGGGGCGCCCGTCGGCACGGCCGCCGCGTCGGTCGTCGGGCCGCCCCCGCCGCTCGTCGGGCCGGCCCTCGTCGCGCCCGCCGCCGGGGCGCCCGGTGGACCGCGCGCCGGCGACCGCGCGCCGCACCGCGTCCTGGTCGTCGATCCCAAGCCACCCCGCGAGCAGGCGCGTGTACTCGGGCCGCAGCGCGGCGTCCCGGATCCCCGCGACGACGGGCGCCGCGGCGCGCAGGGCACCGACCCGCCCCTCGGCGGTGCGCAGGTCGTACGACTCGAGCGTCGATCGGATGACGAACTCGTACAGCGGCTGCCGGCCGGCGACGAGCGCCCGGACCGCGTCGGGCCCCTTGGCCTGCCGCAGCTCGCACGGGTCCAGACCGGAGCGCTCCACGGCGACGAACGTCTGCGCGGAGAACGACTGGTCCTCGCCGAACGCCCGCAGCGCGGCCTTCTGGCCGGCGGCGTCGCCGTCGAACGTGAAGATGATCTCGCCGCCCACCGAGGCCCCCGAGGCGAGCTGCACGCCGCCCGTCGACCCGGAGTCGCCCACGAGGCGCCGCACGATGCGCGCGTGGTCGGAGCCGAACGCGGTGCCGCACGTCGCGACGGCGGTGCCGACGCCCGACAGGTGCATCGCCATGACGTCGGTGTAGCCCTCGACGACGACGACGCGCTTCTCGCGCTGCATGTCCCGCTTCGCGAGGTCGATGCCGTACAGCACCTGCGACTTGCGGTAGAGCGGCGTCTCGGGGGTGTTGAGGTACTTGGGCCCCTGGTCCTCGTCGAACAGCCGGCGCGCGCCGAAGCCGACCGTCTCCCCCGTGACCTCCCGGATGGGCCACACGAGCCGCCCGCGGAACCGGTCGTACACGCCGCGCTGCCCCTGGCTCACGAGTCCCGACGCGACGAGCTCCGCCTCGGTGAAGCCACGCCCGCGCAGGTGGCGCAGCAGCCCGTCCCAGCCCTGCGGCGCGAACCCGACACCGAACGTCTCTGCCGCGGACCGGTCGAACCCGCGCTCGGCGAGGAACGCCCGGCCCGCCGCCGCGCCGGGAGTCGTGAGCTGCTCGCGGTAGAACTCCTCGGCGACCTTGTGCGCGTCCAGGAGCCGGCGCCGGCGGCCGGGCTCGTCGCCGGGTCGCGGCGCACCGCCCTCCTCGTAGCGCAGCTGGATGCCGACGCGCCCCGCGAGGTACTCGACCGCCTCCGCGAACGCGAGCCCGTCGACCTTCATGACGAACGCGATGACGTCGCCGCCCTCGCCGCAGCCGAAGCAGTGGTAGCGGCCGACCTGCGGACGGACGTGGAACGACGGGGAGCGCTCGTCGTGGAACGGGCACAGGCCCTTCATCGAGCCGACACCCGCGGGACGCAGGCTCACGTGGGCGCCGACGATCTCCTCGATGCGCGCGCGCTCGCGGACCGCCTCCACGTCCTCCCGTCGGATGCGTCCCGCCACGCGGCGAGTCTAGGCGTCGCGCGCGGCCCCCTGGAGCGCGTCGGCGCAGCGCCGGGCGTAGGCGCCGGGCGTGATCCCGGCGAGGGCCGCGAAGTCCGTCGTGAGGTGCGACTGGTCGTAGTAGCCGGCGCGCGCCGCGACCTGTGCGAGGTCCCCGTCGGGCGCCTGCGCGATGAGCTCGGCGGCGAGGTGCACGCGGTGCCGCTGCAGCACCCACTTGGGGCCGACGCCGACGCGCTCGCGCAGCAGCCGCTGGAGCGTCCGGGTCGACAGCCCTGCGAGCGCGGCGAGGTCGTCGACCCGCGCGTCCGGCCCGAGCCGCCCGCCGACGACCGCGGCGAACGCCCGGTGCACCTGGTCGAGCGCGGGGTCGGCCTCCGGCGGCCCAGGACGCGCGGCGCGCAGCACGTCGACCACCTGCGCGACCGCTGCGGCGTCGTCGCCGCGTCCGACCGCGGCCAGCAGCGCGGGTCCCACCTCGGCCGCGTCGCCCAGCAGGTCGCGGGCGGGGATCACGGCGTCGCGACGGGTCGCACCGAGCCGGGCCGCGCGCCGGCCGAGCACGTGCCGCGCGTACGCGTCGAACCCGCCGGGCCGGAACTTGGTGCCGACGACGGCCCCCGTGCCCGCGATCTCCCGGTCGAACCGGCCCGACGGGATGCCGTGCGCCGCGAACAGGCCGGGCTCGGCGACGAGGTTGACGCACGCGTGCGGCAGGACGGTCTGCGTCACGTGCACGCCGGGCGGCAGCGACCACCGCACCGTCCAGAACCGCTCGACGACGTCGGCGAGGTCCTCCGGGGGCGCGTACCGCTCGAGCCGGAACGCGGGCGCGCCCGCCCCGCGCAGGACGCCGCCCGTGCCCGTCGTCGCGTCGCGTTCGAACACCTGTCGCATTCCTCCAAGACCGCCGGCCGTCCCCGCACGAGGCTAGAGGGCGAACCGCACCCGACGAAGGAGGCCACCGTGGCCAGCACGAACAGCACCCTGCACCCCAACCTCTCGGTGTCCGGCGCCCGCGAGGCGATCGACTTCTACGTGCGCGCCCTGGGCGCCGAGGTGGTGAGCGTGATCGAGAGCGGCGGGATCGTCGTGCACAGCGACCTGCGGCTCGGCGGGTCGACGTTCACCGTCGCCGAGCCGTTCCCGGAGATGGGCTCGACCGCGCCCGACCCCGAGCAGCCCGTGCCCGCGTCGTTCACCCTGGAGGTCGCCGACTGCGACGCGGCGTTCGCGCGGGCCGTCGAGGCCGGAGCGCGCGCGGTCAGCGAGCCGACCGACGAGTTCCACGGCGGCCGCATCGCCCAGCTGCGCGACCCGTTCGGCCACCGCTGGTTCCTCAACCAGCACCTGGAGGACGTCGCGCCCGAGGAGCTGCAGCGGCGCGTCGACGCGTGGACGGCCGCACAGGCGCCCGCCTGACGGTGCCCGTCGAGGCGTCAGTGCCGCGGCGGGTGCACGAGACGGGCGTGCATCTCCGCCGCGGACACGTCCGTGAGCGACGCGACCTGGTCGACGACGACCCGCAGGCGTGCGGCGTCGTCGTCGGCCGCGCGCCAGTCGGCCGCGCGCCAGTCGGCCGCGAACGGCGGCTCGAGCGCGATCGGCGCGCGCTCCGACATGACGCGCACCAGGTCCGTCAGCATCTCGCGCTGCCGGTGGTAGAGCGGCTCGAGCTCGCGCGGCGCCATCACGTAGGCGACGGCGAGCCCCTTGAGCACGAGGATCTCGGCGGTCGTGTCGAGCGGCACCACGAGGTTCGCGGCGTAGCGGGTGAGCGGCCCCGGCCCGTACTCCTCGCGCGTCGCCGTCTGCGCGGCCTTCGCGAACCGGCCGATGAGCTGGCTCGTCGCGTCCTTGAGCATCGCCAGCGCGCCGCGCGAGCCGTCGAAGCCCGCGTCCCACAGGTGCGCCCCGACGAGCCGGTCCATCGCCTCGTGCAGCCCCTCGTCGTCGACCGCGTCGCCGTACCAGGTCTGCACGGCCTCGACGACGCGCGCCCGCTCGTCGGGGCGCGTCAGCACCCCGAGGTCGAGGCGCCCGCCGACGACGGCGTCCTCGACGTCGTGCACCGAGTACGAGATGTCGTCGGCGAGGTCCATGACCTGCGCCTCGAGGCACTTGCGACCGTCGGGCGCGTCCTCGCGCAGCCACGTGAACACGGGCAGGTCGTCCTCGTAGACGCCGAACTTGTGCGTGGGACGGCCGCTCGCGGCGCTCACCGGGCCGCGCCCGTGCCGCCACGGGTACTTGACCGACGCGTCGAGGCTCGCGCGCGTGAGGTTGAGCCCGACGGTCCGCCCGTCGGGCGCGACGACCTTCGGCTCCAGGCGCGTGAGCAGCCGCAGCGTCTGCGCGTTGCCCTCGAACCCGCCGATGCCGCGCGCGATCTCCGCGAGCGCGCGCTCGCCGTTGTGCCCGAACGGCGGGTGGCCCAGGTCGTGCGCGAGGCACGCGGTGTCGACGACGTCCGGGTCGCAGCCGAGGGTCTTGCCGATCTCCCGCCCGACCTGCGCCACCTCGAGCGTGTGCGTGAGCCGCGTGCGCACGAAGTCGTCGGACGAGGGACCGAGCACCTGCGTCTTGGCGCCCAGGCGTCGCAGCGCGGACGAGTGCACGATCCGGGCCCGGTCGCGCTCGAACGCCGTGCGCTCCCGCGACTTCGGCGCCTCCGGCGCCCACCGCTCCCGGTCGGCGTCGACGTAGCCGTCGAGCTCGAGCATCTCCGGGGCGGTCACGGGTCTAGGGTAACGAGCGCCGGGCCCGCCCCTCCCTGCGGTGACGCACGTCGCACCGCGTGACGACGCGCCCCGGCGTCGGTCGCGTCGGGCAGGCGTGGTCGTCCCACGCGCTGTGACGGAGGTCCGATGAAGCCCCTCGCGAGCACCACCCGTTCCCCCCGCCGGACCGCGGCGATCGGCGTCGTCGCCGCGACCCTCACGGTCGGTGCGACCGGGGCGGCGTACGCCCTCGCGCAGGAGGCCGTCGCGCCCGACACCGCCGTGGTCGCCGGCGACCAGCCCGTCGAGGTGGTCGCCGACCCGCCCGCCGAGGTCGTCGCCGACGAGCCGCCCGCGCCCGCACCGGCTCAGGACCACGCCCCGGTGCCGCCCCCGGTCCCGGGCGAGGAGGAGTACACGCAGGAGCGCGCGGACGCGTTCTGGGGCGCCGGGTACGTCATGGAGGACGCCGACGCCCTCGCCGAGCTCTGGGACGTCCCGCTCCTCGAGGCGAAGGGCCGCGCGGGCCAGCTGCTGCTCGACGGGCAGCCCGTGCCGATCGCT
This genomic interval carries:
- a CDS encoding diacylglycerol/lipid kinase family protein, with amino-acid sequence MTGTATPTEPAPQQRHGDDPLRTAVVVNPNRVEGTEELRAQITEQLAAAGWPAPAWLETTADDPGTGQARQAVEDGVDVVLVCGGDGTVRAVVEGLVGTDTALAVLPGGTGNLLAANLDVPTNVPDGVDTVLQRGRRQIDVGRADGQVFAVMAGMGLDAATMDDAPTKLKNRAGSIAYVFSALKHLADDEMRVEVVVDGGPPLRRHARSVLIGNVGRLQGGVTLLPDAQPDTGVMEVAIIAPRNVGHWLQLLVGIALRRSRVPRREMLRGAHVVVRCDRPQPRQLDGDVLEPGRTLEVKVEPSSLWVCVHQPDSSPDLAEGGPSNL
- the dnaG gene encoding DNA primase — its product is MAGRIRREDVEAVRERARIEEIVGAHVSLRPAGVGSMKGLCPFHDERSPSFHVRPQVGRYHCFGCGEGGDVIAFVMKVDGLAFAEAVEYLAGRVGIQLRYEEGGAPRPGDEPGRRRRLLDAHKVAEEFYREQLTTPGAAAGRAFLAERGFDRSAAETFGVGFAPQGWDGLLRHLRGRGFTEAELVASGLVSQGQRGVYDRFRGRLVWPIREVTGETVGFGARRLFDEDQGPKYLNTPETPLYRKSQVLYGIDLAKRDMQREKRVVVVEGYTDVMAMHLSGVGTAVATCGTAFGSDHARIVRRLVGDSGSTGGVQLASGASVGGEIIFTFDGDAAGQKAALRAFGEDQSFSAQTFVAVERSGLDPCELRQAKGPDAVRALVAGRQPLYEFVIRSTLESYDLRTAEGRVGALRAAAPVVAGIRDAALRPEYTRLLAGWLGIDDQDAVRRAVAGARSTGRPGGGRDEGRPDERRGRPDDRRGGRADGRPDDRGAARGGPDVVHVPVARMPVPDRRDPVAQVERTALEVVLQLPEHVPDHFDDLAADAFAAPAYRAVHEAVRAAGGVAAARAAVQAAPGASTAWVDAVVEQAAEPVRALVTELAVAPLPEDRPESLPGYVRDVVLRLVEIGYTRHIADLRGRLQRMDPGADAAGYQAAFAELVALEGRRRTLRESA
- a CDS encoding trimeric intracellular cation channel family protein; translation: MIADLPYEPLLEILGVYVSAMSGALAAVRKQFDVFGILVLGWATGLGGGMLRDVLIGAVPPVGISDWRLIVTAVAGGLTMYFFHPRLERARRAIVMLDAGALAIFTVVGTIKGLELGTTATAAVVVGVMTGVGGGVLRDLLTGEVPVVLHHRQLYAVPALLGSSLVVLLWWWDRLDPWTVAASVLLVFALRVAALRFRLTVPGPWRGFPQR
- a CDS encoding transglutaminase-like domain-containing protein; protein product: MLRTVTSHLSIDVRQPLELLLAVTVADAAWDRSELLSVRHEDGPLDVVEIKGPHGARTHRVLAPAGRLVVDYTATVRGQADAPPVDDLDLVEYRRPSRYAESDRLLAFARDQFRGLDGPELLDAVATWVTGHVTYLSGSSLPTDGATDTLLKRRGVCRDFAHLVVALLRAKDVPARLVSVYAPGLKPMDFHAVAEAFVDGAWHVVDATRLAPRESLVRIATGRDATDTAFLSYYGGSLTLRAMTVTATVDGTLPVDDGAGLVTLR
- a CDS encoding manganese catalase family protein; translation: MYLHVQRLINDIEADEPDPAAANALQEGLGGQFGEMRTMMQYLFQSMNFRGPAGKPYRDLLQGIGTEEISHVELIGTTIVRLLDGSPRYNGKKTDPLDEPGAGGRTPLENALHESNIHHYLVASQGALPVDAAGNPWSGSYVYNSGNLVLDLLYNLMLESTGRLQKCRIYEMTSNKTARSTISYLIVRDQAHENAYARALETLGVSWASVLPIPKTNAEKFPEVRKLLDLGLQSKQYSFDLTAQSEAGRIFQGMSPSKDGTQLDASEQAPAGVPLTIAEERFEEFSPGLDPELLALVQATAELEMAEVQPLYGPIPPPEGTS
- a CDS encoding metallophosphoesterase family protein, whose protein sequence is MEPPLTDGPVRVVATADTHVPARARDLPDALWDAVDDADLVLHAGDWVAASLVDRLAGRARRLLACHGNNDGPDVRARVPLLATAQVGGVRLGVVHETGAAAGRERRCDADHPGLDVLVFGHSHIPWDTTTPRGLRLLNPGSPTDRRRQPTGTFLTFTLADGGVHDLVLHRVPPRTARPAARPAAAPAAPPAAPRSG
- a CDS encoding DapH/DapD/GlmU-related protein, with amino-acid sequence MRTKRARFELETDDGRVLRYARHDNGGGLVSPDAHVHEDASVAAGAYVEAGAHVGPRSRVGAGSWVDRDVRVGADVTVGTSVHLGPGTSVGAGARVGSRAKVGDGVVVEAGAYVPPDEVVPDRTVVRRGRGAAQPLRSVAA
- a CDS encoding serine/threonine-protein kinase, translating into MPPAVGSEPRPSWWSGDVTDRPAPATGPVVLGHRYRLDEVIGRGGVATVHRAQDELLDRVVAVKVLPPVARDSDDLRRHEAEIRVLAGLRHPGLVRLFDADTVAVDADHVQAYLVMELVPGPTLGRRLADGPLTARQTAAVGRAAAEAIAVVHAQDVIHRDVKPGNILLVSDDCLDGDEPAEHPVKIVDFGIARLAAATRLTMTGTIVGTASYLSPEQAVGSALGPSSDVYALGLVLLECLTGAPAFSGTMAEVAAARLARDPEVPGDLDPRLAALVVGMTARRPEDRPSAEEVAHALGDVLDRPDAVDPVDAGDGELGRTRVMPAVPTPVPYPGPGEHALADAVSAGTAAVGAAADDTAAVGTAAVGTVPDGGAAARGELPRAAEAPTIAPAPGRRRSVPASVAPGHRRLAALGRAGSRRARVAAVTVLVLLLVVAGGVLAARLAAPDGAVEPPDYPAVEGPLGDALTRLQQEVAP